The Marivirga tractuosa DSM 4126 genome contains the following window.
TCCATGCACTAACTCCACCTTTCAAATACCCCAAAGTATTGTCATAACCAACCCTTGATAAACGCGTTACAATCTCTTCTTCACGTCCTTCTTCAGCAATGAAGATAATCGGTTGTTGTAAATCAGGAATTAAAGCGCCTACCCAAGGGGCGAAGCTTCCATCAATACCAATGAAAATTGAATTTGGAATATGTTCTTTTACAAACTCATTCTGATGACGAGTATCTAAAACTATTGCTCCTTCATGGTTTGCCATGGCTTCAAATGTCTCAACATCTAGCCCTACATTTCCTTTTTCTAAGATTTTGTCTAAACCTGATGTATCTGCAGATTTGTTCATAGCTACGTTCTGAGCAAAATATTGTGGAGGAGGTAATAAACCATCCGTAACTTCCGCAATGAATTCCTCTTTTGTCATATCCGCTCTCAAGGCATAATTATTTTTCTTTTGATTACCCAAAAGGTCAGTAGTTTCTTTACTCATGTTTTTACCACAAGCGGAACCAGCACCATGCGCAGGATATACCACTACATCATCAGGTAAAGTCATGATTTTGTTTCTCAAGCTATCGAAAAGCATTCCTGCTAAATCTTCTTGAGTAATTTTACCGGCTTTTTGTGCTAGATCGGGTCTTCCTACATCACCAATGAATAAGGTATCGCCACTGAAGATTGCTTTTTCATTTCCTTCTTTATCTAGTAATAAGTAAGTGGTACTTTCTAAAGTATGACCAGGCGTATGTAAAACTTTGATTTTGATATCTCCAATTTCAAAGATTTCACCGTCTGTAGCTTCGTGCATTTTAAAATCTGTTTTGGCACCTGGTCCATAAACGATGGTTGCTCCGGTTTTTTCTGCTAAATCAACATGACCGGAAACGAAATCTGCATGAAAGTGAGTTTCAAATATATATTTGATTTTAGCTCCGTCTTTTTCTGCTTTTTCAATATAAGGAGCAGATTCTCTCAAAGGATCTATGATAGCAGCTTCTCCGTTGCTCTCAATATAATATGCGCCTTGCGCCAAGCATCCTGTATAAATTTGTTCTATGTTCATAACTCTAAATAATTTTCTTTTTTTAAACTTCTGCAAATATACGGCAGTCTTAAAAAGTGGATTGTAACATCAGTTACTGATTGATTTAAAATGCCATTTAATCGGATTTATAAAGTCTTTTTTAAAGAATTTCTATATAATTTCTTCTTTGCTCTATTTTATCTTCCTTCTCCAATTTCTTAAGAAGCCTTGAAATTACAACTCTTGAAGTATTCAATTCATTTGCAATTTGCTGATGTGTTTTCTTAATTTCAAATGAACCGCTTGCAATTTTTTTATCCAGTAGATAATTATAGAGCCTTTCGTCCAAATTCATAAATACCATGCTGTCGATCGTATGCAATAATTCATCAAATCTGGTTTGATAGGAATTGAAAACAAATCTTCTAAAACTCGAATATTTTGTAATCCAATTATCCAGATTGGAAACCGGCATCATCCATAATTCCGAATCTTCTTCTGCTACCACATGAAACGAACTTCTTTTGCCTTCTAAGCAACAAGTGATGGACATGGCGCAGGTTTCTCCACCTTCCAAATAATAAAGAAATACTTCATTTCCATTGTCATCATTTCGCATCACTCTCAA
Protein-coding sequences here:
- a CDS encoding MBL fold metallo-hydrolase — protein: MNIEQIYTGCLAQGAYYIESNGEAAIIDPLRESAPYIEKAEKDGAKIKYIFETHFHADFVSGHVDLAEKTGATIVYGPGAKTDFKMHEATDGEIFEIGDIKIKVLHTPGHTLESTTYLLLDKEGNEKAIFSGDTLFIGDVGRPDLAQKAGKITQEDLAGMLFDSLRNKIMTLPDDVVVYPAHGAGSACGKNMSKETTDLLGNQKKNNYALRADMTKEEFIAEVTDGLLPPPQYFAQNVAMNKSADTSGLDKILEKGNVGLDVETFEAMANHEGAIVLDTRHQNEFVKEHIPNSIFIGIDGSFAPWVGALIPDLQQPIIFIAEEGREEEIVTRLSRVGYDNTLGYLKGGVSAWKAAGKETDSLKSIPASEFATELKSGGLTVLDVRKPTEFQSEHVENAQNFPLDFINDNFDELDKDQTYHVHCAGGYRSVIAASIMKSRGIHNLVDIAGGFKAITETDIPRTDYVCPTTLK
- a CDS encoding Crp/Fnr family transcriptional regulator — its product is MNEKIKEVLERTPFEPELKEEILKSGRLKKAKAGQTVITPDDEAQEMPLVMSGLLRVMRNDDNGNEVFLYYLEGGETCAMSITCCLEGKRSSFHVVAEEDSELWMMPVSNLDNWITKYSSFRRFVFNSYQTRFDELLHTIDSMVFMNLDERLYNYLLDKKIASGSFEIKKTHQQIANELNTSRVVISRLLKKLEKEDKIEQRRNYIEIL